The window AAATAGAAATAATTGATTCGCAAGAATATTAAAATATTTAACAAAAAAAGCCAAAAGTAGCTATACTGGATCAAATACGATCCAAATTGACCGTTCAAACCCCGGAAAAAACGATCATTCCAATACGACAGCCATAAGAAAAACATCACGAAACCCATCATCAGCAACAAATTTAGTAAATCCTCAGCGATCAACGCCTCTGGAATTGGAATAGCTTGAAGGATCCGGACCCATAACGGATGCTTTAAAACGAGAATCAGATATCCAATAATCAGTCCACCATGGAGTGTTCGAAATATAAAAACGGAACGCCATCTTCTTTCGGGGTAATCCATTCTCCTTTTGAACATGACGGTCTGGAAGAACCATAACGCCAAAGCAGCGACAAGTATATAGATTACTCTCACCCAAACAAGTTGTTGGATGATCTCCATGGATTCACCACCCGCTAATTCAGTGGATGCCTACAAGCCAAACACCAAATTCCGCCTAGTATAATATGTCGAGGCTAAACTGATCATGCTCGTTCATTAGCGCTTTGGACTGTGTTCTTCATTAGCATGGCGATGGTCATCGGACCGACTCCGCCAGGAACCGGAGTAATCCAACCCGCGACGGAACAAGCGGACTCAAAATGGACATCCCCGACCAGTTTTCCGTCGGGTTTACGGTTCATTCCCACATCAATCACAATCGCCCCAGGCTTAATCATTTCGCCGGTAATCATTTCAGGCCGACCCACCGCGGCAATCAATACATCTGCTCTGCGGCATACCTCGGCTAAATTCTCGGTTTTGGAATGACAAATCGTAACCGTTCCGTTTTCCCGCAACAATAGGATGGCCTGTGGTTTTCCCACAATATTGCTACGGCCGATTACCACGCATTCCTTACCGCTCAGTGAAATTCCGGTGGTTTTGATCAATTCCATGACTCCGGCTGGAGTACACGGCGGAAATCCAGGTAAGCCAATCATCAGTTTGCCGACACTCATGGGATGGAAACCGTCCACGTCTTTAGCAGGATCAATCGTCTCGATGACAAGTTGCTCATCCAAATGATCCGGCAACGGAAGCTGCACTAAGATTCCGTGAATTCGAGGATTTCGATTCAAATCCCTGATTAGATCGAGCAATTGGTCTTGGCGAATTGTCGCCGGAAGCGCATGTTCCTCTGAATAGATGCCCAATTCGGAGCAGGCCTTCTTTTTCATATTCACATAAACCCGGGAAGCAGAGTTATCTCCGACTATGACCACAGCGAGGCCTGGTTGTTTTCCTTGTTCGGCCAGTCCTAGAACTTTCGGCCGCAGCTCTTCCTTTATTCTCTTTGCAATTGACTTACCATCAATAATAAAAGCCGACATAATTGCCTCCTCCTATATATCCAGTCTTCCCTCACGAAACGCCGTAATATAATTCATCGCATACTCATCTTTACCCAGCAATAATTCGGAAGCATGCACGAGAGAAGTCAAACGCTTGTCGGTAGGATCGAGAATAGCGGAATCGAGACCGGAAAGCATTGCCATCACCAAAAAAGTATGATTCACTATTTTTCGGGCTGGCAACCCGTAGGAAATATTGGATAGACCGCAGACCGTGTGCAGTCCGGGATATTCTTGAGTCATTTTCCCGATCGTTTGGAAAACGATCTGTCCATAATGATCCCCTGTACTTACCGGCCGGACCATCGGATCGAGAAAAATATCCTCCAAAGGTATCCCCACCTTCGTCAATTCGGTGATTAAACCGGAACCAATGGCACAACGCTCCTCGGCCGACTCCGGCATCCCTTCGTCGTTCATCGTCAGTGCGATAACCCGGGTTTTAAAATCCCGCACCAATGGGAGGATAGCGGAAAAGCGCTCTTTTTCGGCAGTTATTGAGTTGATAATCGGTTGGCCGTGGTGCACTTTTAAGGCGCGCTCCAAGGCCACTGGATTTGGGCTGTCGATAGAACATGGGGCATCCCCGGTTGCTGCTTGAACTGTCTGAACCAACCATTCCAAAAATTTCGGTTCTTCTTCTACCAGCGTCCCACAATTGACGTCAATATAGGTCGCGCCCGCCTCCAGCTGGCGACGGGCCTCTTCCGCAATAAACGCTTCATCCCGGGCAACCACCGCCGGGGCAATCGACTTCCGACTGGTATTGATCCGTTCTCCGATGATAAGCATGATATTCTCCCCCTTCACCCCTCAAAAATTCTGACATAGATGAAATAATTTCTTCACAAAGATTTGTATTCCCAAAGCCGGATGCAAATGAAAATCAAAACGGAATTTGTTTATCCTATTCCAGCGGTAATAAGTTGAAAAAATCCCCTCATTTTCCATCATAGCCGGCTTTATGAACATGATGCTTATAGAAATTAAATCCAACTTATATAGTTTTTTATTATACATTACCCGTACATTCTTTGGTAGTAATAATTTGGTCATTAAAACTTGGAATAATCTCCGAGCCGGGCTGAACGATTAGGAACCGTTCGGGATCCCAGGCTCCTTTCAGTAGATCCGTCAGCATCGTTAAATCGCTTGAAACTTCTCGATATTCCCAGCCCAAATGGGAGGCACAATTCTGAGTGTAAGCGCGATATGCTTTATTTTGTTCAACCCCGTCTGCTTGGGAAATGATTAAGGTCGCCTGGCAGTATCTCTCTTGCCAGTGGCTTTCGGATTCCAATAAAAATGAGAGATTTTCCTGGCCATAGCGTTGTAAAAATTTCTCGGATAACTGTTTTTCACGTTCGGGACCGGGTGGCAGCATCCGTTCGATCCAGCCGGAACTGTACCAATAATTCGCTGAGTTTTCGGCGAATAATTTCTGATGCCTTTCTTTTGACCCCAACAAAATTGTGATACAGTCATGAGCTCTCGGTACCACCAGCGGTATGCGACGGGCCCGCAACCCCACTGTCGCTTCGCTGCACAAGCCATAACCCAGTAGCAGCGCTTGGTAAGTTTCGCGGCAAAGTGGCGATTGACCTTCCAACTGAACATATTCTTCAACGGTGTCGATCTCTTTTTGCAGCAATTGCTGCAGTATTTTGGGACGTTCATGAAGGCCAGCGGGCAAAAACCGCAGATCGACCCGGGTCGGAGCGACAGACTGTCGTCCCGACCGGGCCGGATTCTGATGCACGGCTCGGCATACCTCTTTCATCAAAATACTACAGCCGATATAGCAGAAGTACGCCAATGCCATCTCTCCTTCATGAATCCTGGAAAAGTCCCAATTGTTCATTCCGCAACTTGAAGGTAGGTTTTACTTTATCCAGTAGAGCCTCGGGAATCATCCTCAGAAATCTTGAGACTTCCACCGGCGTGAACTCGCCGGCATGGTTACGATATTTGCAATTCACAAAGTACAATTGTTGTTGCGCCCTAGTAACTCCGACGTAAAATAATCGTTGCTCTTCGGCCAGCAATTCCGGATCAGTTTTTTCGCCATAGGGTAATAATCCTTCTTCCACTCCAACGATGAAAACAACCGGAAATTCCAATCCCTTGGAAGCATGAAGCGTGGAGAGGGTAATTGTTTCGGTACCAATGATCCGTTGGCTTTTTCGGCTGATATCCCCATCATTAGCGAACGACAGATATTCGAGGAATTCAGCGACCTTGGGCCGTTCTTCGATGATCCGCAATAATTGTTCGAATTCGGGCGCGCTCTGATAACCCATCCGCTCCATCCAATCCTGCAATAAGGTAGGACCATCTTGTTCCGATATGATTACTTCATAGTAAGTAGATACATCAAGCAATGTAGCGATCTTCTCCAGGAGGGGAGTTTCCCATCGCGTTTTGGCCATGAATTCAATCCAATTTTGAGACCGGCTCTCCCCCTCCTTATCAGTCATCTGATGAAGGATCTGAGCAATCTCACTACCCGAAAAACTCCAACGCGCCTGCATCAGGACCTTTCGAAGCAGAAAAAGATCGGTCGGATCCAGCATTAGCCTGAGAAAATCGAGGAATTCGGTGACTGCCGGCGCCTCAAAGGTACTTTGCTGCCCCACCACCCGGTAGGGTAACCCCTGACCTGCCAGCATTTGCTCCAGAGCGTCCGCCTGTCGGCCGGTGCGAAATAGGATCGCAATGTCACCCAGTCCGAACACGTGCTCCCCGGTTCTACGCAGTCCGCGGCCGGAATCATGCGCCGAAAG is drawn from Hydrogenispora ethanolica and contains these coding sequences:
- the folD gene encoding bifunctional methylenetetrahydrofolate dehydrogenase/methenyltetrahydrofolate cyclohydrolase FolD; its protein translation is MSAFIIDGKSIAKRIKEELRPKVLGLAEQGKQPGLAVVIVGDNSASRVYVNMKKKACSELGIYSEEHALPATIRQDQLLDLIRDLNRNPRIHGILVQLPLPDHLDEQLVIETIDPAKDVDGFHPMSVGKLMIGLPGFPPCTPAGVMELIKTTGISLSGKECVVIGRSNIVGKPQAILLLRENGTVTICHSKTENLAEVCRRADVLIAAVGRPEMITGEMIKPGAIVIDVGMNRKPDGKLVGDVHFESACSVAGWITPVPGGVGPMTIAMLMKNTVQSANERA
- a CDS encoding DUF1638 domain-containing protein, with protein sequence MALAYFCYIGCSILMKEVCRAVHQNPARSGRQSVAPTRVDLRFLPAGLHERPKILQQLLQKEIDTVEEYVQLEGQSPLCRETYQALLLGYGLCSEATVGLRARRIPLVVPRAHDCITILLGSKERHQKLFAENSANYWYSSGWIERMLPPGPEREKQLSEKFLQRYGQENLSFLLESESHWQERYCQATLIISQADGVEQNKAYRAYTQNCASHLGWEYREVSSDLTMLTDLLKGAWDPERFLIVQPGSEIIPSFNDQIITTKECTGNV
- a CDS encoding methyltetrahydrofolate cobalamin methyltransferase, translated to MLIIGERINTSRKSIAPAVVARDEAFIAEEARRQLEAGATYIDVNCGTLVEEEPKFLEWLVQTVQAATGDAPCSIDSPNPVALERALKVHHGQPIINSITAEKERFSAILPLVRDFKTRVIALTMNDEGMPESAEERCAIGSGLITELTKVGIPLEDIFLDPMVRPVSTGDHYGQIVFQTIGKMTQEYPGLHTVCGLSNISYGLPARKIVNHTFLVMAMLSGLDSAILDPTDKRLTSLVHASELLLGKDEYAMNYITAFREGRLDI